TGTCCTATAGGGATCTTCCCCAATAATCTTCAGCAGGTCCGCGGCCTGGCCCTTCAAGCCGGAGGACACAAGCTTGCGTGCATCCTTCTGCGCCTGTCTGGTGTAGACCAGGCGCCAGGTCACCAGTCAAGATCCTCTGCACACTCCTCCAGGGGAGTTGCGAGACCCTCCCTGATGGACTCCCTCATCCCGGGAATGGACAGCAGAAACAGGGTCTCCTGGATCGACCTCCAGTCTTCCTCCGCCACCAGCACAGCGTTGCCCCTTTTCCCCGTGATGATCAGTGGTTCATGGGATTTGCCGGAATCTTCGAGGAGTTTGTACAGGTTTGCCCTGGCCTTGCTCACCGTGATAGTCTTCATGAAGTCCTCCAGATGGACATTTCCAATAATT
The bacterium BMS3Abin14 genome window above contains:
- the relJ gene encoding antitoxin RelJ is translated as MKTITVSKARANLYKLLEDSGKSHEPLIITGKRGNAVLVAEEDWRSIQETLFLLSIPGMRESIREGLATPLEECAEDLDW